One genomic window of Candidatus Neomarinimicrobiota bacterium includes the following:
- a CDS encoding TrmB family transcriptional regulator, producing the protein MATSETNLRELTDLGISEREAKLYLVMLEYGEVTANEMHRLTGVQRSKIYSILSRMVVHGLCNERMEGRNRFFTALNPKDVKATLQREWDSEHLNRVEKANGIFDRLEDKFIAGGAGPSLNSVEIIRNAANIHNRYLQLMNEVQEEVLAYVRPPIAATTKATRKVQFEAQQAALDRGVTLRSIFSLEHLGGINQEWEKLSENDLMRVTDSLPIKLFIFDGKRVLAGLPSNSINAANFFMLYVEDEGFCQVLVEAFEEVWKKAIRVEVLSGNNLEGNVNSAN; encoded by the coding sequence GTGGCAACAAGCGAGACTAATTTGCGGGAATTGACTGATCTGGGTATCTCTGAGAGAGAAGCAAAGCTCTATTTAGTTATGCTGGAATACGGTGAGGTAACGGCCAATGAAATGCATCGCCTTACAGGCGTTCAAAGATCAAAAATTTATTCAATTCTAAGTCGCATGGTTGTACACGGTCTGTGTAATGAAAGGATGGAGGGGCGTAACCGGTTCTTCACCGCCCTGAATCCTAAAGATGTTAAAGCAACCCTGCAGAGGGAGTGGGATTCAGAGCATTTAAATCGCGTTGAAAAAGCCAATGGAATTTTTGATAGACTTGAGGATAAATTTATAGCCGGCGGGGCAGGTCCATCGCTGAATTCTGTGGAGATTATCAGGAATGCAGCCAACATCCATAACAGATATTTACAGTTGATGAATGAGGTCCAGGAGGAAGTTCTTGCATATGTGCGACCTCCCATTGCTGCAACCACCAAAGCTACCCGGAAAGTCCAATTCGAAGCCCAACAGGCAGCCCTTGATCGAGGGGTAACGCTTCGATCTATATTCAGTCTAGAACACCTTGGAGGCATCAATCAGGAATGGGAAAAACTCAGCGAAAATGACCTGATGCGCGTCACAGACAGTCTACCCATAAAACTGTTTATTTTCGATGGCAAGCGAGTTCTGGCTGGTCTACCATCCAACTCAATCAACGCAGCTAATTTCTTTATGCTCTATGTGGAGGATGAGGGCTTTTGTCAGGTTCTGGTGGAAGCCTTTGAAGAAGTCTGGAAAAAAGCAATCCGCGTGGAAGTTTTAAGTGGCAATAATCTTGAAGGCAACGTAAACTCAGCCAATTAA